The DNA segment CGCAGCACATCCAATCTGGAGCCGACgctggagaaggaggaggcgcCTCGTGACTAGGAAGCTTTACGAGGCTGCCCGGGGTACCAAGGGCACCGGGGAGGGagggtggtgggggggaggggggaataattAGGATCAATTAATACTTCAGACACCTcttctctttgctttttttttttttgcttcatacTTATTTGGCTCCTTCCCAATTATGGATGTGGgtcggtctgtctgtctgactgcctCCTGGAGTTAAGCAGTagaaggagggtgggtgggtataATTTCAGAGAATGATGATGATGGGTGCTGATGGTTTAGGGGTATTGGGTTCAAGATCCGTGGTCTGAATGGAAACTACGTTGGTGGTGAAAAATCTGTGGCACTGGAGCACCCTACTTCATTCCAGAGCCTAAACTGAAAAATGCATTTCTCTGATGcttttcagaatttatttttacCCCCTCTGCTGCCTCTGTTTTGGCTTGGTCTCCTTTTCTGAAGTTTCAGAACCAGGATTTGTGAGCTCTGACACATCTTTGGAAATGTCACCCAAACAGAAATCCAAGAAATATTTCTGGAAATCACGCTAATTCAACAGGAGCTGAAGGCCTCTtttgcttctttatttctttttcttttttggaatcaTCATCAAAAAAATCattgtatttaatattttaagaaaccggtgaagtttttttgtttgctttttctccTCTAAGGACGTTTGACAGGAAAGAACATTTCTAATTCAAGTAAGTATTTTCTACAGGGAATTTACTTCGTGTTAACTTTTctttatggaaaaaataaaagagtTTTGTTAAACGTGCTTTACATGAATTTGCATTGGAAACTGCTCTAATCTGTAAATCATTCTGAAGGGGGCGGGAGGAGAATTGAAATGTATGCACAGCATCTTCTTCCCTATTCTAGATCAGCATCTAGAATGGAGGGGGAAAAGCACCTGATTTTGAAAAAAGgtacttgatcttcttttttctttttagatgtATTTCAacccaaaggaaggaaggattctggACATTAATTTTGTAACAAATATTACATGTGGAATACAATACTGGCTTCATTTTAAATCTGGTCTTCATCCCCTACCATATACGAAAGAAGAGACGCTGGGAAGACAGAAATACATTTGAGATCTAAGGACTTCACCCCACCTCCACAAATGGAACTACACACAACAAAGCAACTGGATTCCATATAACACTGGCACTTAGTATTACTGGCTGCTTTAAtttttgggtggggagggggacattttgtctttcttttttattccccTCCCAGCACTCTGTTGTAAATGATGGCTCATCCTGGGATAAGAGATTACAGTAACCGGGAGATAGTGCTGAGGTACATCCACTACAAGCTGTCACAGAAAGGATATGACTGGGTTGCCAGTGGAGACAGAGAAAATGTTTCTTCTGCTGTTAGGACCTTTCCTGCCCTTGGAGGACTGGTGCCTCTGCCTTCTGCTGCTGTTAGTAACTTGGCTGCCACTGAAGAACATCCTGTACCCCAAGTTGTTTATTCCACATTATGCCAAGCTGGTGATGAGTTTTCCCGAAGGTATCAAAGGGACTTTACCCATATGTCTGGTCAACTGCACTTGACTCCAGTCACTGCCAGAAGTCATTTCATGGCTGTTGTGGAAGAGCTGTTCCGAGACGGAGTAAATTGGGGAAGGATTGTGGCATTCTTTGAATTTGGTGGCATGCTGTGTGTGGAAAGTGTCAGTCGGGAGATGTCACCTCTTGTGGACAGTATTGCTGAATGGATGACTGAATACATGAACAGGCACCTGCACAATTGGATCCAGGACAATGGAGGCTGGGTACGTGGCTGGTTGTGTCCTTTGATTGTGTTTGCTTTTCAAAATATAGTAATCTCACTAGTTCAGGTTCACTTCACTGACATATTTGCAGTAGAATCAAGTATGGCTTGCATGACTAGTATTTTCTGTTTAGGAACGTCATTGGTGTATTAATCTGTGTATATTGGTTTCAAGCAATTCAACTCTTGCAGTCTAAATGCAACAGCCTGTTACCATTGAGTAGTTATTGAAATTTACCATATTATTGACCTTCTGTTACCAGCATGATCATTTCAGGGTAGAAAGTACACCTCTTTTCACCATCCTGCTTACTTTGAATGAACATTAATTGTCCTATCAAGGTCAATGTAGAAAGTAATGTGTTGCAGCAATATGGACGTGCAATTCCTTTTGGTTAACTGATGGCTGTATTGAGCTGTGTGCTCTCTCTGGTCAGAGGAAGTTCTCCCTATCTTTAATCAACATTTAGTCACTGATGTCATTCACTGGTTGTTGTGAAAGTTGCTGGTAAATGAGGTCACAAGCAAAGGAGAGAAAAGTTAGCAATGCAGCAGCTAATCATGGCATGtgcagacattttaaaaaacaaatttaggccatgggtgtcaaactcgatcgcatCATGTGACattgcaacattttttgcctttgcagagctggggtgggcgtggcctgcgtgtaatgcatccagcccacgggccaccagtttgacacccttgacttagtctgaaaaaaagtaaaaaaaaaaacaccaaaccctGTCCAAAGTGGATTGTCATAGTATTGTAAAACCTTCATGTTTGTGATGGATTTCAGACTTTCAATTGCACAAAGATGGAATTCTGGAAAATATATTTCACAATACTTCAACTGTTTATGAACTTTTTCTAAGTTTGGAGTCCTTATTAAGTATAGGTGACTACTTACAAGAGCCACCTTAAGCAGTTAAGCTTATAGGAAATAGCTTATACAAGTAAAGAAATTTGGAAATATGTCTGGGATAGCAAAGATATgccgtgtttcctcaaaaataagaccctgtcttatattttttttaaaccctgaaataagtgcttggtctttTTGTGTTGTGCTCAAAAGCTCAATTGGACTTATTatctggggatgtcttatttggggggaaacaggctaacaacattttcatttatttttagtaTGATGTTATTTGACTACTATTCAGATGCCTTTCCTTTAATTAGTTCTTTGATTGTTTATTGTAATAATTTTTGGAATATTTGAATTCTACATTGTGGGTAGAGAGCTGTGTTTGTCTATGTGCCTAAACATTATGAATCTAATTTTTTCTGAATAATAATTTTCTTAATCAGATAAGGTACTAACAGATTTACTTTAGAAGTATGTGGATTCAGGAAGGAAccatttttttgaaaataatggTACCTTTTCCAACCTGTTACAATATGAACGAAATATCTTTGTACAGATAAATATTGTCTTCTTAACTATGACATGTTATCATATTGGATAATCATATTAAACTGATTGGTTTTATTTGTTAGATTCAGTGCACAAGTAGAAAGTCTACATGATAAAATGAATTATATTAGAGTCAAAGTAGAATTAGAAAAATAGGCAGAAAAGGAGTACAAAGTTGATTTACTTGGATTTTATAATCAACCATAACACCTATTTCCTCCTCAAAAATTTTAGGGAATCCTAAAAAGAATAGCAAAGTTGAGTTAAGAGTATATGTCATTTTTCTCTTCTTAATGAAGAAATTGGGATGTTTGACGAAATTAGAACACAAGTTATAAACTAAGAGAGAACAAAAATACCCAAGACATATTTATGGAGTCAGTTGTGTCTAGAAAGTAAAGCCTTTATATTACTCAAATCAATCATATCCTCATCACATGTTATACATGGAATAACTGTCCATTTTGAAATTCCCTGGGTTTTCATTTTGAATCAACgtaagcatctttttcatattacAGTTAATAATGTATGCATAATCTCTATGTATACCAGGAATATAACATGACAGGACCAGCAGCCTAATCCTATACCTAGTGTTGCCTACATTGTTTAGGAGAGAATAAATAGATACCTTCATGCAGCTTTGCTACCCATAATCAGATGCATGTCATGTCTTTTTAGTTGGAAAACCCTAGTGCAAATATTAGATATAGTATTTCAACTTCAAGAGCTTGCACACACACAGAACCTAAAAACAGACTCATACAGTACTTGGAAGAATGTAACAAAAGCAAGCTGGGAGTTAAGAAATACCAAACCAAATCCAAATATCCTTATTGCTCAACAAAAGGCAAGGAGAGGAACAAGACAATGTAAAACCCTCTTGAAAGATCATTCTTCTGGTAGTAGATTCTACTGCAGAAGACTCTCTTACCCATGTTCCGACCAGTTTAACATCTCATAGTCATTTGTTAATGAATAACCAATCTATATTTTTTTCTAGTCACTCCTTCAAGATTTCCATACTCCTGGACATGAGTTGAAAATATATAAAGTCGGGTGTCATTGCCATATGATGGGACAAATCCATCAGATTATCTCTCAGAATGGTTTCATGTAGAAGTTTAAAACATACCAcagaatttttttgtccatttttctatctgtattttttcaaaccaacttaaccctaatttttcagtaatttctttattcctcctttcattttccaaaacttttatccaatctctaatagtttctatattttcctctttaatcacttcattacgtcttatattgtttttaatcggccaatttccaattgtcttccccaaaaagattatatccggaattaaaattttaacaaatttattccacattttacttaatccctttaaccaataacctctaattacacattttaagtttgctttatctaaaaaccaccttgatccaaatttctctatatcccttaactctaagtccctccaatagttatcttcacctttaaatatttttactactatccggataccatacgcacagtaataattaaataatttggggattcctaatccaccttccttttgattttgataccacattttcttcactaatctaggtcttttcccaccattacaaaatttgtccaattttttctgatatccttcaatatctttctctgtcaaatttagcggtagcatctcaaataaaaagttaaacttgggcagcaacatcatcttacacattgcaattctaccaaaccaagacaactttaacattttatatttgtctaccttcttctcaatttcattgatcaccacatcataattaagtatCAGAAAGTAGTGAACTTACTGCAGGGCAATCCCCCAATGTTTTCATCTAGCTAACTGCCTTAGAAAGAGACCTGATCAACAGTATTGAATATCATCAAGAGGGTCAGCATAATCAACagagcatagcaatagcacttagacttatataccgcttcatagtgctttacagcactctctaagcagtttacagagtcagcatattgcccccaacactctgggttctcatttaccgacctcagaaggatagaaggctgagttaaccttgagcaggTCAAGATCAaaccctggcagtcagcagaattagcctgcagtactgcattctaactacagctgcgccaccacagctcatccttttttcctattttttttttctaaattagaaAGAAATACAGAGTTGGACATTTCCTTTAGATCTTCCTGAAAAATGCAAAAttattattcaaaataatttaacaTAACTTTTAGCCTCACTCTTTTATTAAAGTGAGAATGGTCTCCTTCAAGAATCATCCATAATATCCATTAACGCAGTTAGGCAAGTAATCTTTGGCAACTTCATTTATTTGCTTGTAtgttagatttattttttatgtctgtggagattctcagtcatctaggtcatggttgtctcaaagatgctttttaaagaggcaactggacttcctttgaaaacattttgcttttcatccaagaagtttcttcagctcaaaTTTATTTTTCACCTTTCCTCTTGAAGTTCAAGATAGAGTACCTGGCGCTCTGACCTTCAATTTTACCCCTACATCAGTCTGGGACtagattagaccaaggttggcccaaggtcatccaatgAATATTCATGTCTGATAGTAGATTTCAACTTGGGTTTTCCTAGTTCTAATCCAGCACAATATTTGTTACACTATACCACACATTAACAGCCAGGTAGGGAAAAGCCAAGTAAGTTGGCCACTCCAGCCAATTTAACCACATTCTAAAGCAGCAAAATTATGTATCATTTATTAAAACTGCACAATCAGGGATCCTCTCAGAATCTATCCTTTGCTTGGAAACTTAAATTTGAGAAAGCAGGAGCAATGTAACTTTCAAAGTATAGCACAAACATTTGACATTGAACTGCTGAAGATTCACCTGTAGTCTCTGCAGAGTTCAGAATGCAAGAAATGGTTCACTTGGCCGGATGACATTGTGCTGAAGCAGTAGGTTGagagaaaaataaatcttttgcTTCTCTACTGCTATGACATAAGCTTCAACAAGAGTTTATTCATGTGTGTCAAATATGGCCTTAATCTTTACCAGTGCACTTCTAATTGTATCCCCAActctttcattttcttcaccaTCTGTCAGAAAGAAATAATCATTTAGAGTGACTGTGTTAACTACCTAGGTCCTAGACAGTCTATCTAATAATTGTGCAATGATGCCATGTCACACATGTTGTCATTTCGATAGCCCTATTACCGATCCTATGCTAAAATGCCATTTTCAGGTTGACACATTTGTCTCTTAGTCATCAAATGCATTGCAATCCATCTGATGGCCATATCACGAAAGATAGGGGAATACTTTGAATTAACACATGTTAATTCAGAATTGGCttcctttaaattaaattaacataATTTCTATACCTGGCATATCTTAACTTTAACTTTGGAAAGTTCTAGAGAACAGCTTTTCTTCTACCCTAAAACTAGCTGTTACCACCAGATGAAACAAAAACACACGATTTACTTTCTGGGTGGCACAAAGAGCACAAATTATTTGCATGCCAATTTAAAATACCACAGtattaattttgcaaaaaaaacattAGTAGCAATAGAAACTGAGTATTAACTGTCTTGCCTCAAAGCTGCTAATAAGTAGGTTTTCCTGCATtgggaaaaataaatgttttccaaTTGTATCATTTGATGTTAATTGGTAGCGGCTGTGATTTCCCTCTTTTGCCCACTCCCTCTTCTAAAGAATTACTTTTTCTAGAAGTGATGAAAACTGATCAGCCATTTATACATTACAAATTTGACTTTGGTAGATATGGAGCATGATTAACATCGAGTTTATATTTTTCTTGGAAGAGTCATCGTTTGACAAGTCAAGTGTGGAGATACTAAATAGATTGCATATTAGGAATGCGTGATTATAGCCTAGCATATGGCTCTTTTTTTGCAGGGTTCAGATGTGCCAAAAAGATAAAATTTTAGATTCTGCTTTAGTAACCCATCAGAGAAAGCTTGTTTTTGCTTCCATTGCATAGCCTttcaaatgttgttttaactggaGGATGTTCATCTAATAATGTTCATCTAATAATAATACTAGAGCTGTATTTTGGAAAGTCTTAAAGTGCTCTTCCTGGCTGTGCTGAGTACATGGGACTAATTGCTCATTAAACATTTATTGAATAACAGTATTAATTGGTTCTTCTTACGAGTTTACCCTATCTGCTATTTTCAAAGTCCATGTGCATGCCGTTATGTATGGAGTCAAAATGCATCACTTATACACAAGAGGGAGGTATTGGCAGAGTTCAAGGAATTTGAAGGCTTATAGAATTAAAGAAGTCATTAGGAAAAAAACTCTCGTCTGAGATAATTATTATCATtatggggagggaaagaaaactttttaaaaagtgcttgttCATTATAGAATTCTGATGGTTTGTTGAAATAAAACGAGAAAATCAGAAGGGATAAGGAATAGGGATGGGGACATGCCAGAATCTCAACCAAGAAGCACTTCACACTTCAGCAGTTTCTTGCAtttgtatatacaaatatataatagTGATTTCAGTTCTCAGTGAACTGTTCCTGATGTAACCCGAGTAATACAATCTATGACCCAGAGCAGTGTGTCTCAACCCTGGGACTTtaaaacgtgtggacttcaactcccagaattctccagccaacataggagttgaagtccacatgtcttaaaacaggggtctccaaccttggcacct comes from the Ahaetulla prasina isolate Xishuangbanna chromosome 3, ASM2864084v1, whole genome shotgun sequence genome and includes:
- the BCL2 gene encoding apoptosis regulator Bcl-2, whose amino-acid sequence is MMAHPGIRDYSNREIVLRYIHYKLSQKGYDWVASGDRENVSSAVRTFPALGGLVPLPSAAVSNLAATEEHPVPQVVYSTLCQAGDEFSRRYQRDFTHMSGQLHLTPVTARSHFMAVVEELFRDGVNWGRIVAFFEFGGMLCVESVSREMSPLVDSIAEWMTEYMNRHLHNWIQDNGGWDAFVELYSNNIRPLFDLSWLPLKTILSLAVVGACITLGAYLGHK